A genomic stretch from Aedes albopictus strain Foshan chromosome 2, AalbF5, whole genome shotgun sequence includes:
- the LOC134286706 gene encoding uncharacterized protein LOC134286706, with translation MPRRLEAKYLANFRKRKREEQEIEGVSPRPAVTNAERMRQYRQRRKNARETIGVGVGPGVNAGTTAAANLEPVLNFVLEPLPGRSTDPVRFVAVPVNGTLPNGAVSYSELVPFRSEQNESVLIPDHFGQGIDISIPIQEEPKFDKADREFHKRFTENEFGIPCSVCDRLWFINDLKSITEAAGRVLIEGNHFESVNEFKVCQTCRSSLQRGAVPNLSTSNGFKYPPYPLGLPPLDPISERLISPRLPFMQIRRLRQAQGSYTIIGQVINVPVDVDEMVRALPRELEDDYAFNVCIKKHLIHKSNYLSGFVKKSVVKAWLEYLVTTPLYRREGVSFNQERLSAIASEPQPGSSRDGDAIQLDIIEETNDVEMFAGQQQTLMWNEDKCLEIAPAQNRRPVSIVYDDDAEELSFPDIYLGHPRKFKAGTHVTPFMKATSELRRSDRRGAKPNHLLYMAMKILRLRVTEGLQHVFKSVGTANITRGQLNDRAFVEGLMERNLSFMKSIPNSVQYWYQRKQDLFAMIRQLGKPTMFLTLSASETQWPLLLKQLHKLSSEYNGIALTDPLQELSALQRATLVNDDAVTCCLYFNKLVDVLMTILSSPRFSPLGKHYVVDSFKRIEFQHRGSPHAHIMLWLANDPNETVSEDMPATMELIRKVSSISSVHLPETIKKQIHDHTRTCYKRNEKRCRFNIPYWPMNEERTLIPLTADDSRRDRLRKRASEMRQILETKAFDTLEEFLDDCKCTYEYYLDVLRSSIKRPTIFLKRVMNELWTNPFNPWIAQKLRSNMDLQFILDVYSCACYLVDYVNKSNRGISGLHRELIALQEQYPDQDYTALLKKVSLKMLNSVEMCAQEAAWVLLRLPMSEASRKVQFLPTMWPHERIRSRKQYRQMDEEEIDEDSTDVWTKNIIQKYEERDGLEDVCLADFAARYTQRRGTNTYTIRNVPRILRWRGYSMNELAEYKRESVLLFWPFRSEVCDILDGNKFLQLYDMNEADLLRKRREYDCELNLEQTVEEYLRTCENEEVGEQENAATEKNDEFVRTIIMEPNNDDIEHLPTGALNAVIRQRTNVMSKEDYCAMVRTTNAEQRDLILQMIHSLHSYDESSKPMQIFFTGPAGCGKTFTLRILMETINRYSQAHNAQKNAYVACASTGKAAVAIGGTTVHSAFRITMSRRANSKLSFEMLQLYRNAFANIKAVIIDEVSMIGADILNTIHARLQDISGNYDDPFGGINIVFCGDLRQLPPVNARPVYKPTGNSFHGAVLWQALDFLPLVKVMRQTDVEFSSILTKIGNGQQMTAEETKLIESRFRTVEWCKQNAPGAIRLYHRNADVEAYNNEVLHNQDALDCIADDVFAGYKDAGQLASSRIKLYKMSVVETGGLPYLLRLSVGMPYMITTNVDVEDGVVNGAIGELKYIEKDEDGSVVKLWFKYDNETIGAALRIKSRPAVYSRPGILQPDWTPIAKRSGNIKLSNIIKCKRIQFPVVSACALTVHKSQGGTFSEVVYDYDKAQDQQLVYVGLSRVTMLQGLYLTNSTNSFKFHHAKGSNSPKMVDLRNELLRLGNHRLRTLGDELSEVVENSGSACTLMSLNVQSLNAHAQDIATDRILSSVEFLALNETWMDATSPIEIDGYKRITQCKRMGMRAAGVAIYQKETASTVAVPHPIKQLGEDRDETFAEVINYGDICAAKEQP, from the exons ATGCCGCGCCGTTTGGAAGCAAAATATCTTGCGAACTTCCGCAAGCGGAAGCGTGAAGAGCAGGAAATCGAAGGAGTCTCGCCGAGGCCTGCTGTGACGAATGCGGAACGCATGAGGCAGTACAGGCAGCGGAGGAAAAATGCGCGGGAAACTATCGGCGTTGGTGTCGGGCCCGGTGTCAATGCCGGTACGACTGCGGCTGCCAATCTTGAGCCGGTGCTCAATTTTGTGCTGGAACCTCTTCCGGGCAGGAGCACTGATCCGGTGAGATTTGTAGCAGTCCCAGTCAACGGTACCTTGCCAAATGGTGCGGTTTCATATAGCG AACTTGTTCCATTTCGTTCTGAGCAGAACGAGTCTGTTCTAATTCCTGATCACTTTGGTCAGG gaattgacatatcTATACCAATTCAAGAAGAACCAAAATTCGATAAAGCTGATCGAGAGTTCCACAAACGGTTCACTGAAAATGAATTTGGTATACCGTGCAGCGTATGTGATAGGCTGTGGTTCATCAATGATCTAAAGTCAATCACCGAAGCTGCAGGAAGAGTGTTGATAGAGGGAAATCATTTTGAATCGGTCAATGAATTCAAAGTATGCCAGACTTGTCGCAGCAGTTTGCAACGTGGTGCTGTACCCAATTTGTCAACATCGAATGGGTTCAAATATCCACCTTATCCTTTGGGCCTTCCACCGCTGGACCCAATTAGTGAAAGGCTTATTTCACCACGACTGCCATTTATGCAGATTCGTCGCCTGCGCCAAGCGCAAG GCAGTTACACGATCATTGGTCAGGTGATCAATGTTCCAGTAGATGTAGATGAGATGGTTAGGGCACTTCCACGCGAGCTTGAAGATGATTATGCTTTTAACGTGTGCATTAAAAAGCACCTTATTCATAAATCAAATTACTTGTCTGGATTCGTCAAAAAGTCTGTGGTGAAAGCTTGGTTGGAATATCTTGTTACCACTCCTTTGTATAGACGGGAGGGGGTAAGTTTTAACCAGGAACGATTGAGCGCTATTGCTTCTGAGCCTCAACCTGGTTCATCGCGGGATGGAGACGCGATCCAGCTGGATATCATCGAGGAAACCAATGATGTGGAGATGTTTGCTGGTCAACAACAGACACTTATGTGGAATGAGGATAAGTGTTTGGAAATCGCCCCAGCTCAAAACAGGAGACCAGTTTCCATCGTTTACGATGATGATGCCGAGGAACTTTCCTTTCCGGATATTTATCTTGGACACCCCAGAAAATTCAAGGCTGGGACTCACGTCACGCCTTTCATGAAGGCTACCAGTGAGCTGAGACGGAGTGATAGGCGAGGAGCCAAGCCCAACCATTTGCTGTACATGGCTATGAAGATTCTGCGTCTTCGAGTTACCGAAGGGTTACAGCATGTCTTCAAAAGCGTGGGAACCGCGAACATAACGCGAGGACAGCTCAACGACCGAGCTTTCGTGGAAGGTCTTATGGAACGGAACCTGTCGTTTATGAAGTCGATACCAAATTCAGTGCAATATTGGTATCAAAGGAAACAGGACCTTTTCGCCATGATACGACAGTTGGGGAAGCCAACAATGTTCCTGACTCTGAGCGCCAGTGAAACTCAATGGCCTCTTTTGTTGAAGCAGCTACACAAACTCTCCAGTGAGTATAACGGCATTGCTTTAACGGACCCGCTGCAGGAGCTGAGTGCTCTACAGCGAGCAACGCTGGTCAACGACGATGCCGTCACGTGCTGCTTGTACTTCAACAAGCTTGTCGATGTTCTCATGACGATCCTTTCTTCACCAAGGTTCAGCCCGTTGGGAAAGCATTACGTCGTGGACTCCTTCAAGCGCATCGAGTTTCAGCATCGCGGCAGCCCACATGCACATATCATGCTTTGGCTCGCAAACGATCCTAACGAAACTGTTTCTGAAGATATGCCTGCTACAATGGAACTTATTAGGAAAGTTAGTTCCATCAGCTCTGTGCATTTGCCGGAAACGATCAAGAAGCAGATTCATGACCACACGCGTACTTGCTACAAACGTAATGAAAAGCGTTGCAGGTTTAACATACCGTACTGGCCAATGAACGAAGAGCGAACACTGATTCCTCTCACCGCTGATGATAGTCGCCGTGATCGATTGAGGAAGCGTGCCTCGGAAATGAGACAAATTTTGGAAACCAAGGCATTTGACAcgttagaggagtttctagacgaCTGTAAATGTACGTACGAGTACTACCTTGATGTTCTGCGTTCTTCGATTAAGCGACCAACGATCTTCCTGAAGCGAGTGATGAATGAGCTATGGACGAATCCTTTCAACCCATGGATTGCTCAAAAGCTTCGTTCTAACATGGATTTGCAGTTCATCCTCGACGTGTACTCATGTGCGTGTTACTTGGTTGACTATGTCAACAAGTCCAACCGCGGTATAAGTGGATTGCATCGAGAGCTTATCGCTCTGCAAGAGCAGTATCCGGACCAAGATTACACGGCTTTGCTGAAGAAGGTTAGTTTGAAAATGCTGAACTCTGTGGAGATGTGTGCCCAGGAAGCTGCATGGGTACTTCTGCGATTGCCTATGTCTGAAGCCAGCAGGAAAGTTCAATTCTTGCCAACGATGTGGCCTCATGAAAGGATAAGATCTAGGAAACAGTACAGGCAGATGGATGAAGAGGAAATCGATGAGGATTCGACTGATGTGTGGACCAAGAACATTATCCAGAAATACGAAGAGCGCGATGGCTTAGAAGATGTGTGTTTAGCTGACTTCGCAGCACGGTACACTCAAAGAAGAGGTACTAACACCTACACTATCCGGAATGTCCCACGAATATTGAGATGGCGTGGCTACAGTATGAACGAGTTGGCTGAGTACAAGCGTGAATCGGTACTTTTGTTTTGGCCATTCAGAAGCGAAGTTTGCGACATTCTGGATGGCAACAAGTTTCTTCAGCTTTATGATATGAACGAGGCAGATCTCTTGAGAAAACGAAGGGAATATGACTGCGAGCTGAACTTGGAACAGACTGTAGAGGAATACCTTCGTACTTGTGAGAACGAAGAGGTTGGTGAGCAGGAGAATGCCGCTACAGAGAAGAATGATGAATTTGTGCGAACGATCATCATGGAGCCCAACAACGACGATATTGAACATTTGCCCACAGGAGCACTGAATGCTGTCATCAGGCAACGTACTAATGTCATGTCGAAAGAAGATTACTGTGCAATGGTGCGGACAACCAATGCTGAGCAGCGCGACCTCATCCTGCAAATGATCCACAGTTTGCACAGTTACGATGAAAGCAGCAAGCCGATGCAGATTTTCTTTACTGGACCTGCTGGGTGCGGTAAAACATTCACTCTGCGCATTTTAATGGAGACGATAAACCGCTACAGTCAAGCCCACAACGCGCAGAAGAACGCCTATGTGGCGTGTGCTTCCACCGGAAAAGCAGCCGTTGCTATAGGAGGAACAACCGTTCATTCAGCGTTTCGGATCACTATGTCAAGGCGAGCCAATTCGAAACTCAGCTTTGAGATGCTGCAGTTGTACCGCAATGCTTTTGCAAACATTAAGGCGGTCATAATCGATGAAGTTAGTATGATTGGTGCGGATATTCTCAACACCATTCATGCGCGTCTTCAGGACATTAGTGGCAATTATGATGATCCATTTGGCGGAATTAACATCGTATTCTGTGGAGACTTGCGACAATTGCCACCCGTCAATGCAAGGCCTGTTTACAAGCCTACAGGTAATTCCTTTCACGGTGCTGTTCTTTGGCAAGCATTGGATTTCTTACCGCTTGTTAAGGTTATGCGGCAGACAGATGTAGAGTTCTCCAGTATACTCACTAAGATTGGTAATGGCCAGCAAATGACTGCTGAGGAGACCAAACTGATTGAAAGTCGGTTCCGTACTGTAGAGTGGTGTAAACAAAACGCACCAGGAGCAATAAGGCTTTATCATCGGAATGCGGATGTTGAAGCATACAACAACGAAGTACTGCATAATCAGGATGCTCTGGACTGTATAGCGGATGACGTTTTTGCGGGATACAAGGACGCTGGTCAACTGGCAAGCTCTCGCATCAAGCTCTACAAGATGAGCGTCGTGGAAACCGGTGGGTTACCGTATTTGCTACGCCTTTCCGTTGGTATGCCATACATGATTACAACCAACGTCGATGTAGAAGATGGCGTAGTGAATGGTGCGATAGGTGAGCTGAAATATATTGAAAAGGATGAAGACGGCTCAGTTGTGAAACTATGGTTCAAGTATGACAACGAGACGATAGGTGCTGCGTTGAGGATCAAATCGCGACCAGCTGTCTATTCAAGGCCAGGAATTCTGCAACCCGATTGGACTCCTATTGCAAAACGTTCAGGTAACATAAAGCTAAGCAACATCATTAAATGCAAACGTATACAGTTTCCGGTGGTTAGTGCCTGTGCGTTAACAGTTCATAAGTCGCAAGGTGGCACTTTCTCCGAGGTCGTGTATGATTATGACAAGGCTCAAGATCAGCAATTGGTGTACGTTGGCTTGTCACGTGTTACGATGCTTCAAGGCCTTTACTTGACGAACTCCACAAACTCGTTTAAATTTCATCATGCTAAGGGTAGCAACTCACCAAAGATGGTGGATTTAAGGAACGAGTTGTTGCGTTTGGGTAATCACCGACTGCGTACACTAGGAGATGAACTGAGTGAAGTAGTTGAAAACAGCGGCTCTGCATGCACATTGATGAGCCtcaatgtacagagtttgaacgcTCACGCGCAGGACATAGCGACTGATCGAATCCTTTCAAGCGTAGAATTTCTCGCTCTGAATGAAACCTGGATGGATGCTACCTCTCCAATAGAGATTGATGGATATAAGCGCATCACCCAGTGCAAGCGAATGGGTATGAGAGCGGCTGGAGTCGCGATCTATCAGAAGGAAACGGCATCAACCGTGGCTGTTCCGCATCCCATCAAGCAACTCGGTGAGGATCGAGACGAGACGTTTGCCGAAGTGATCAACTATGGAGACATATGTGCAGCAAAG GAACAACCATAA